AGAAGGCAAAACTATCGTGTCGGCTTCGTTCATCATCCCGTATCCCCCCGGTTTCCCGATCCTCGTGCCAGGGCAGGTCATCTCGGACGAAATACTGTCGTTCATGCGCGCTTTGGATGTGAGCGAAATCCACGGCTACCGTCCTGATCTTGGCCTGCGTGTCTTTACGGACGAAGCATTGGCCAGCGTCAGCGCAAAACAACTCTCGAACTCAAAAGCTTAAGAAAAGGACCACAAATATGGCTACTGTTCTGAAAAATATCTCTGAAATCCGCCGGTTCTTTCACCGAAACGAAGACCCGATCTATTTCATCTCGGCTACGAACTTCAACCTTCTGGGCCTTGATGAGTGGGTCAAGAATTTCAAATACATCTGCTACATCGACTGCTACGGGGGCAAGCACCCGAACGTCTTTTGCCCGTCCGAGCAGCCGCATGCGGAATTCCAGTCCATCGAGGACATCAACAACTACCTGTTGCAGCACAAAGAAGTCATCGACTTTATCAAGCGGCGCGGCGGCAAGCCGAAGTTTGTCTTCTTGATGTTTGATGAGGAAACTGAACGCCTGTCAAAAGAGCTGGGTGCCAGCGTCTGGTTCCCGAAAGCCAAGCTGCGGACGTCGATGGACAACAAGATCGAAACCGTACGCATCGGCAACAAGGCAGGTGTGCCATCGGTGCCGAACGTTCTGGCCGAGGTCAAATCATATGACGACCTAAAGAAGACATGCGAGAAAGCCGGTATCGGACACGATCTGGTGTTGCAGTCCGCTTTCGGTGACAGTGGTCACACGACTTTCTTCATCAAAAACGAAGCAGACTTCCGCCGCCATGAATCAGAGATCATCGGCGAGGGTGAGATCAAGATCATGAAGCGGATCGACTGTCGGGGTGCTGCGATCGAGGCTTGTGCGACGAAAGAAGGCACGATTGTTGGCCCCCTGATGACTGAGCTTGTAGGCTTCAAGGAGCTGACGCCCTACCGCGGCGGCTGGTGCGGGAATGAAATTCTCGCGACCGCTTTCCCACCCAAAGTGCGCGACAAAGCACGCGAGTTGACCTTCAAATTCGGTGAGCAACTTCGCAAAGAAGGATATCGCGGCTACTTCGAATTGGATTTCCTGATCGACAAGAAAACAGGTGATCTGTGGCTGGGCGAGCTGAACCCGCGTATCACAGGGGCGTCGTCCATGACCAACCATGCCGCGTTCGCACATGCCGATGCGCCGCTGTTCCTTTTCCATCTCCTCGAATTTTCAAAGAAAAAATTCAACCTTGATGTGGATGAGCTGAACGCACGGTGGGCCGATCCAGACAACATCGACGGTTGGTCGCAGATGGTAATCAAGCATACCGAAGACAGTGTCGATATCTGCACCGCAGCACCCGAGACCGGCATCTACAAGATGAAAGAAGACGGCAGTGTTGTGTTTGACCGCTTCGATTATCACCGTCGCGCAGTAGAGAGCGAGAACGAAGCGTTCTTCCTTTCCATTTTGCGTCCGGGCGAATACCGCTACGAAGGGGCCGACATTGGCATCCTTGTGACACGCGGCCGTTCGATGACGAAGGGTTTCCAGTTGAATGAGCGGGCGAAAAAGTGGATTCACGGGATCAAACAATCGGTTGATGGCAAACCGCTTCCCACGGCGCAAGCCGGTCCTGAACTGTCTGATCCGGCGTTCAAAATTCTTTAACGAAAGGCTCCGATGTACTGGCGCGCTTTAGATATTGAAACGCCCGGTCCCAAGTGGGCCGGGCTTTTCGCTGAATACTGGCCTGACTACCGCAAGTGGTGGTTGCAGGAAGGTGAAACGGCGCGTCCGACGTACCGTGAATGCCGCCGTGCGCTTGCTACGCACATGCCAGAGCTGATCCCCCTGTATGAGGATCTTTGCGCACAGGCAGGCGGCGGCGATTTGGCCGCGCGTTTCCTAAGCTTTTATAATCCGCCCCCCTACTTGTCAGGCTGTTCACAAGCAATCTGGGCTGGCAAGGAACCGGTCATGGTGCGCAACTATGACTACAACCCCAACGCTTTTGACCAACTGGCGCTGAACACGAAATGGTCAGGCCGTCAGGTGCTTGGCATCTCTGACGGACTATGGGGATTGGTGGATGGCGTGAATGATGCGGGCCTGTCCATATCGCTGACATTTGGCGGCCGTCGCATCGTCGGAGAAGGTTTTGGGGTGCCGCTGATCCTACGCTATGTGCTGCAAACTTGCGAAACTGTGGACGAAGCGACCGCCGTTCTGGCGCGTGTTCCAACGCATATGAGCTACAATGTTACCGTATTGGACCGCAAGCGCCGCTACGCCACGGCCATGATGGCACCGGATCGGGAAACACTCATCACCCATGCCGCAGTTGCGACCAACCATCAGGAAAACGTGGAATGGATCAGCCACGCCCGTTTCACCGCAACGGTTGAGCGAGAGCGATTTCTGCTAAACCGCTTGAGGATGCACAAAGATCCCGAGGAAAAATTCATCGGCGCGTTTCTCAAGCCGCCCTTGTATTCGACAGCGTTTTCCGCCGGTTTCGGGACGCTTTATACAGCGGTGTACCGGCCGCGTAAGCGCGAAATGGAACTCCGCTGGCCGGGTACAGTCTGGCCGCTTTCGATGGATCACTTTGTAGAGGGGGCACGTGAAGTGCTTGTACCGGGGGCGGCATGAGCAAGGGTCCACTCGCAACTCTGAAAGTAATCGAATTCTCCGGGCTTGGTCCTGCACCATTAGTGGGTCAGTTGTTGGCCGATCTGGGTGCGGATGTAGTCACCATTGATCGTGAGTTTGCACCTGCCGATAAGACGGACATCAACCGGCGGGGCAAACGCTCCGTTGTGTTGAACCTCAAATCGGATGCCGGCCTGTCAGCTGCCAGGCTGCTTGTCGCGCAAGGCGACGTCGTGATTGAGGGGTTCCGCCCCGGTGTTATGGAACGGCTTGGTTTAGGTCCGGATGCGTGCCCCGACACCGTAATCTATGCGCGGATGACAGGCTGGGGGCAGGACGGGCCGTGGTCACATACGGCAGGGCACGACATCAATTATCTGGCTCTGACAGGTGCGTTGCACGCGATGGGAGACGGCGGCGCACCGCCTGTGCCGCCTATGAACCTTGTCGCGGATTATGGCGGCGGCACGATGTTCCTGATTTTCGGTGTCCTTGCTGCCGTTATCGAAAGGGGTGTGTCCGGCAAAGGACAGGTTGTCGATGCGGCGATGGTCGATGGCGTCCCTGCGATGATGGGTCTGATCTACGGCATGCTCGCGCAGGGTACATGGAGCGAGCAGCGTGCGCAGAACTGGCTGGACGGGGCTGCACCATTTTACCGTTGCTACACATGCGCGGATGGCAAGTTTGTCTCGGTAGGCGCGTTGGAGCCGCAGTTTTATGCAATCTTGCTGGAGAAGCTGCACATGCCGGCGGAATATGCTGTGACCCAGAATGACCGCAGCACGTGGGCAGAGCGTACGCGGGAGTTTGCAGAAATCTTTGTTCGGCAGTCGCGGGATGCTTGGGCCGATCTGTTTGAAGGCACGGATGCTTGCATTGCCCCTGTGCTGACCTTTTCGGAAGCGGCAAACCACCTCCACATGGCAGCGCGCAAAAACCTTGTGCGCCCGGATGATGTGCTTCAGTCCGCAACCGCGCCGCGGTTCAGCCGGTTCAACCCGTCTGCATCTCAGCCTGTTACGGGAAAGGGTGCTGAAACGCAGAGCATTCTGGAAGGCCTAGGCTTGTCAGCAGGAGAAATAGCAGCGGCCAGCAAAAAGACCCCCTGAAAAGGGGGCCTTTCTGTTCTGGCGATAAGAGAGTTATGCGGCTTTGCGCTCGTGTTCGCCCTCTTCGATTTCTTCGACGATTTTCGAAACAAATGCGTCGAGATCTTCTGGTGACCGGCTGGTGATAATGCCTTGATCAACCACCACTTCGCTGTCTTCCCAGTGTGCGCCAGCATTGATCAGATCGGTTTTGATTGATCCGTAAGAGGTGGCCTTGCGGCCTTTGATCAGGTCGGCTTCGATCAGCAACCACGGTGCGTGACAGACAGCGGCAACAGTTTTGCCGCCGTTGCCGAACGCCTTGATGAGCGCCACAGCATCTTTGTTTGCACGCAGAATGTCTGGGTTAATCTGGCCGCCCGGCAGGACGATCGCGTCATAGTCATCTACGTTGACGTCTTTGAGCGCGATATCGGCGCTCACCGTGTCGCCCCAGTCGTCAGTGTCCCACCCTTTGATGTCTGAACCGTCAGGCGTGGCCACGTGAACGGCAGCTCCTTTTGCCTTCAGATCTGCCAGTGGCTTCTCCAGCTCTGACTGTTCAAAGCCGTTGGTGGACAGGATGAGAATTTTTGCGTTTGTAATGGAAGTCATATCATTCCTCGCATGTTAGTGTTTTGCATCATTGCTTGGCACCTTAACGTGCAGCGATTGCAGTTGTTCCAAAGAGACGGCAGCGGCTTCTCGCTGGCACCGATGACGCAGAATCTCCGTGTCTTCTGAGGGGCAGCACCCTATATTGAACGGTATGCGCGATTTTGCCGAACCACAGACCACCGAGCATTCGCTGGAAGACCTTATCGTCTGTCCGCAATGCGACGCTGTGTTTCGTTTCCAGAAACCCAAGAACGGCGAACGCGCCGCATGTCAGCGGTGTCATAAGGCGCTGATCACGCCCCGTCGGAATGCGGGCTTGCATATCATCGCAGTTGCGTTTGCGGTGTTGTTCCTGATCATCGGGGCTGCGGTCTTTCCTTTCCTGACGATTGACGCTGCGGGCAACCGAAATGCAGTGTCCATTCTGGATGCGGCATTGGCGTTCTCGGGTGGTCCGATGATTTTTCTGTCACTCGCCACGGCGGGCCTGATCATTTTTGTGCCCCTCATTCGGGTTATTCTGACGTTATACGTGCTTGTTCCTGTCGTTCTTGACAGGCCAGCGGCGCGCCACGCGATTGGTGCATTTCGTCTGTCAGAAGCACTGCGCCCTTGGTCAATGGCCGAAATTTTTGCCATCGGATGTGCGGTCGCTCTGGTCAAAGTGGCTGATCTGGCGCAGGTCGGGTTCGGACCGGCATTCTGGATGTTCGGTATTCTTGTTGTTCTTGTGATCGCGCAGGACAGCTTCATGTGTAAGTGGTCAGTATGGTATCGTCTGGAACATCCGAAAAATTCGTAACCGCCCGCGAGATGGGGATCGTCGCGTGCAGGCGGTGTACGAAGGCGTGGCCGATTGACCGCGAAACCTGCGGCCGTTGCGGGCATTCCCTACAGTCACGCGACCGGCACAGTCTTCAAAAGGTGTGGGCGTATTGGTTGGTCGGGCTGATCTGCTATATCCCCGCAAATATCTATCCGATGTTGCGGACACAGACGCTGTTTCAGGTCGATGAAAGCACCATTATCGGCGGCGCTGTCGACATTGCACACTACGGCAACTACGGCATTGCGGCGATTATCCTGATCGCCTCGGTTGTCATCCCGCTGGCCAAATTCTGGGCTGTCGCCTATCTGGCCGTCAGCGTCAAAAGCCCCACCCGTGTATCCAACCACCGGCGTCAGCTTTTGTACGAAATCGTTGAATATATCGGGCGTTGGTCCATGATCGACATTTTTGTGGTTGCGATCCTGTCTGCGCTGGTGCAACTCAAGACATTGGCATCCATTAACCCCGGTATCGCGAGCATCTTCTTCGCGCTCTCGGTGATTTTCACAATGCTTTCTGCGCAGTCGTTTGACTCCCGCCTGATCTGGGACGCCCAAGCGAAAGAGGGGGGTAAACGACCCGATGAACGATGAGCTGCCCACCGTGTCGGTGTCGCCTGCCCGCAAGGTTTTCCTGAGCGGAGCCTCCTTCGTCTGGCTGATCCCGATTGCTGCGCTTTTTGTCGCTCTGTTCGTGGCATGGCAGTCGTACAACGCGCGTGGCCCGCTCATCACAGTGGTGTTTGAAAAAGGTGCCGGCATCAAATCGGGCGAGACAGAGCTCCGATACCGCGACGTGACCGTCGGGGTTGTTGAAAAGGTCGGCTTTACACAAGGTCTGGGTCAGGTCACGGCCAGCATTCGCGTTGACAAGGACGTTGCCCCCTTCATCGACAGCGGCGCATTGTTCTGGATTGTCCAACCCGAAGTCACGGCACAAGGCATCACCGGTTTGAGTACAGTCCTGAGCGGTGTCTACATCGAAGGGTCGTGGGACGAGGAGCCAGGTGTTCCTCTCGCTCAATACCAAGGTTCATCCGAAGCGCCGTTGATCCGCCCTGGTCAGGGTGGGCTTGAGATTGCGTTCCGAACAGTCGCAAACGGGCAACTGACGGACAACGCTCCGATCCTCTACAAAGGTATCGAAGTTGGCCGCGTCGGCCGCGCCCGCATTTCGCAGCAGGGCAACTTTGCGATTGTTGAGGCGTTGATCTACGAAGACCACCGCCAGTTAATCAATGAATCCACACGTTTCTGGGATACGTCAGGTTTCAGCGTCAGCATCGGCCCTTCAGGTGCTGAGATTGATTTCTCTTCCATCGCGACCCTTGTGGGTGGCGGTATTACTTTCGACACCTTCGTGTCTGGTGGTGGACGTGTGTTTGATGGCACGGTCTTTGAAATCTACCCTGACAAAGAATCCGCCCGCAGTTCGCTGTTCAACGCATCTACGGTCGATCCGCTTGAGATCAGCGTTATTTTTGAAGAGAATATTTCCGGCCTCGCGGTTGAGGCTCCGGTTGAATTGAGCGGTCTGAAAATCGGGCAGGTGACGTCCCTTTCGGGAATTGTCGACTATGATCAGTTTGGCGACAGCCGTGTGCGGCTGAAGGTTAATCTATCGATCCAGCCCGCGCGTCTTGGCCTGCCTGGAGAAGTGACTGCAGAGAACGCCCTCACCTTCTTGCAAAGCAGTGTGGCGTCCGGCCTGCGCGCCCGTCTCGCTTCGGCCAGTCTTTTGACGGGCGGGTTGAAAGTAGAGATGATTACGGTTGACGATGCACCGCCAGCAAGACTGACCGCAGCACCAAATGAATTGCCGGTCATGCCGACGACCAAGAACGAAACTTCAGATGCATCAGCGACTGTTGAAGGTGTGTTCACCCGCATCAACAACCTGCCTATCGAAGAGCTACTCAATTCCGCGATCAACTTCATGGATTCAGCGGAGTCGTTCGTTTCAAGTGATGATCTGCGCGAAACGCCGGGTGATATTCGCGGATTGTTGGGCGAGCTGCAGGGATTGGTGGCGTCAGACGATGTGCAGAACATTCCTGTTTCTCTAAATGCGACGCTGATGCGGGTCGAAGCCTTGGTGGCGCAGCTTGAGCAGGAGCAGGTCGCCGCGCGTCTGTCAGAGGTGCTGGAAGCCGCCGCAAGCGCTGCATCTGTCGTGGAAACGTCGATGGCGGGTGTGCCCGACCTGATCAGCCAGATCGAAGCGGTTGCAGCCAAAGCCGAAACCCTTGCCGTCGAAGATCTGATTGCGGAAGTCACTGCACTTATCAAATCTGCCGACGCCGTGGTGAGTGCTGAAGATACGGTTGCCTTGCCGGGCGCTTTGAAAGCCGCGCTCGATGAAGTGAACGGCGCATTGCAGGAACTCAGAGCGGGCGGCGCGATTGCTAATGTGAACCAGGCGCTTTCTGCCGCACGCACAGCCGCCGACCGTATCGCGGTTACATCAAATGAACTCCCCTTGATTGTCGAGCGCCTGACCGGTGTGCTGGACTCAGCAGCGAACGCGGCATCTGCAGTAGAATCCTCTGTTGCGGGTGTGCCGGATCTGGTGGCGCAAATCGAAGCGGTTGCAGCCAAGGCGGAATCACTTGAAGTGAATGAGCTGATGGATGAGTTGACCAACCTAGTCCGGTCAGCCGAGGCAGTCGTCGGAACCGATGATGCCGTTGCTTTGCCCGGCTCACTCAAGCGCGCGCTGGATGAAGTCAACTACACGCTTCAGGAATTGCGCGAAGGCGGGGCGATCGAGAACGTGAACCAGACGCTCGCGTCGGCGCGAAACGCGGCTGATAGCATCGCGGTTTCATCCAAAGACCTGCCTCAGATCGTGACGCGCCTGACACAGCTGTTTGCTCAGGCCGGCCGTACCATCGAAGGATACAATCGCGGCGATGAGTTGAGCCGGTCCGCGATGTCTGCGCTGCGCGACATACAGAAAGCCGCTGATGCGCTTGCCTCTCTGGCAAAAACCATCGAACGTAATCCGAATTCTCTGCTGCTGGGAAGATAGAATGAACTTTGCCGCCCGCATTTCCACTGTCCTTATGCTCGCCACAATGGCCGCTTGCGGATCGGCTGAACGCTTTGCCGTCAGCCCGCCGGAAATTACCAAA
The Sulfitobacter noctilucicola genome window above contains:
- a CDS encoding C45 family autoproteolytic acyltransferase/hydolase, with translation MYWRALDIETPGPKWAGLFAEYWPDYRKWWLQEGETARPTYRECRRALATHMPELIPLYEDLCAQAGGGDLAARFLSFYNPPPYLSGCSQAIWAGKEPVMVRNYDYNPNAFDQLALNTKWSGRQVLGISDGLWGLVDGVNDAGLSISLTFGGRRIVGEGFGVPLILRYVLQTCETVDEATAVLARVPTHMSYNVTVLDRKRRYATAMMAPDRETLITHAAVATNHQENVEWISHARFTATVERERFLLNRLRMHKDPEEKFIGAFLKPPLYSTAFSAGFGTLYTAVYRPRKREMELRWPGTVWPLSMDHFVEGAREVLVPGAA
- a CDS encoding CaiB/BaiF CoA transferase family protein; amino-acid sequence: MSKGPLATLKVIEFSGLGPAPLVGQLLADLGADVVTIDREFAPADKTDINRRGKRSVVLNLKSDAGLSAARLLVAQGDVVIEGFRPGVMERLGLGPDACPDTVIYARMTGWGQDGPWSHTAGHDINYLALTGALHAMGDGGAPPVPPMNLVADYGGGTMFLIFGVLAAVIERGVSGKGQVVDAAMVDGVPAMMGLIYGMLAQGTWSEQRAQNWLDGAAPFYRCYTCADGKFVSVGALEPQFYAILLEKLHMPAEYAVTQNDRSTWAERTREFAEIFVRQSRDAWADLFEGTDACIAPVLTFSEAANHLHMAARKNLVRPDDVLQSATAPRFSRFNPSASQPVTGKGAETQSILEGLGLSAGEIAAASKKTP
- a CDS encoding type 1 glutamine amidotransferase domain-containing protein encodes the protein MTSITNAKILILSTNGFEQSELEKPLADLKAKGAAVHVATPDGSDIKGWDTDDWGDTVSADIALKDVNVDDYDAIVLPGGQINPDILRANKDAVALIKAFGNGGKTVAAVCHAPWLLIEADLIKGRKATSYGSIKTDLINAGAHWEDSEVVVDQGIITSRSPEDLDAFVSKIVEEIEEGEHERKAA
- a CDS encoding paraquat-inducible protein A, whose product is MGIVACRRCTKAWPIDRETCGRCGHSLQSRDRHSLQKVWAYWLVGLICYIPANIYPMLRTQTLFQVDESTIIGGAVDIAHYGNYGIAAIILIASVVIPLAKFWAVAYLAVSVKSPTRVSNHRRQLLYEIVEYIGRWSMIDIFVVAILSALVQLKTLASINPGIASIFFALSVIFTMLSAQSFDSRLIWDAQAKEGGKRPDER
- a CDS encoding biotin carboxylase, which codes for MSLRTKHWPASAQNNSRTQKLKKRTTNMATVLKNISEIRRFFHRNEDPIYFISATNFNLLGLDEWVKNFKYICYIDCYGGKHPNVFCPSEQPHAEFQSIEDINNYLLQHKEVIDFIKRRGGKPKFVFLMFDEETERLSKELGASVWFPKAKLRTSMDNKIETVRIGNKAGVPSVPNVLAEVKSYDDLKKTCEKAGIGHDLVLQSAFGDSGHTTFFIKNEADFRRHESEIIGEGEIKIMKRIDCRGAAIEACATKEGTIVGPLMTELVGFKELTPYRGGWCGNEILATAFPPKVRDKARELTFKFGEQLRKEGYRGYFELDFLIDKKTGDLWLGELNPRITGASSMTNHAAFAHADAPLFLFHLLEFSKKKFNLDVDELNARWADPDNIDGWSQMVIKHTEDSVDICTAAPETGIYKMKEDGSVVFDRFDYHRRAVESENEAFFLSILRPGEYRYEGADIGILVTRGRSMTKGFQLNERAKKWIHGIKQSVDGKPLPTAQAGPELSDPAFKIL
- a CDS encoding paraquat-inducible protein A, translated to MRDFAEPQTTEHSLEDLIVCPQCDAVFRFQKPKNGERAACQRCHKALITPRRNAGLHIIAVAFAVLFLIIGAAVFPFLTIDAAGNRNAVSILDAALAFSGGPMIFLSLATAGLIIFVPLIRVILTLYVLVPVVLDRPAARHAIGAFRLSEALRPWSMAEIFAIGCAVALVKVADLAQVGFGPAFWMFGILVVLVIAQDSFMCKWSVWYRLEHPKNS
- a CDS encoding MlaD family protein, with product MNDELPTVSVSPARKVFLSGASFVWLIPIAALFVALFVAWQSYNARGPLITVVFEKGAGIKSGETELRYRDVTVGVVEKVGFTQGLGQVTASIRVDKDVAPFIDSGALFWIVQPEVTAQGITGLSTVLSGVYIEGSWDEEPGVPLAQYQGSSEAPLIRPGQGGLEIAFRTVANGQLTDNAPILYKGIEVGRVGRARISQQGNFAIVEALIYEDHRQLINESTRFWDTSGFSVSIGPSGAEIDFSSIATLVGGGITFDTFVSGGGRVFDGTVFEIYPDKESARSSLFNASTVDPLEISVIFEENISGLAVEAPVELSGLKIGQVTSLSGIVDYDQFGDSRVRLKVNLSIQPARLGLPGEVTAENALTFLQSSVASGLRARLASASLLTGGLKVEMITVDDAPPARLTAAPNELPVMPTTKNETSDASATVEGVFTRINNLPIEELLNSAINFMDSAESFVSSDDLRETPGDIRGLLGELQGLVASDDVQNIPVSLNATLMRVEALVAQLEQEQVAARLSEVLEAAASAASVVETSMAGVPDLISQIEAVAAKAETLAVEDLIAEVTALIKSADAVVSAEDTVALPGALKAALDEVNGALQELRAGGAIANVNQALSAARTAADRIAVTSNELPLIVERLTGVLDSAANAASAVESSVAGVPDLVAQIEAVAAKAESLEVNELMDELTNLVRSAEAVVGTDDAVALPGSLKRALDEVNYTLQELREGGAIENVNQTLASARNAADSIAVSSKDLPQIVTRLTQLFAQAGRTIEGYNRGDELSRSAMSALRDIQKAADALASLAKTIERNPNSLLLGR